A portion of the Mesobacillus sp. AQ2 genome contains these proteins:
- a CDS encoding sugar ABC transporter permease, with translation MSIKRQKYIRLTLTYLVILAMFAIIIYPLLWIVGSSFNPGQSLSGSNIIPKNATLAHYKELFDLDRSNYLYWYWNSLKVSVLTMVFTVILVSLTAYSFSRYRFIGRKNSLMTFLILQMIPNFAALIAIFILALLTGLLDTHFGLILVYVGGAIPMNTWLMKGYLDTIPKELDESAKMDGAGHLRIFFQIVMPLATPIIAVIALFSFIAPFGDFILATVLLRTESKYTLAVGLYDLVAKQFGAEFTTFAAGAVLIAVPIAILFLSFQKYFVSGLTAGGTKG, from the coding sequence ATGAGTATTAAACGACAGAAATATATCAGACTGACACTAACGTATCTTGTGATTTTGGCTATGTTTGCGATCATTATTTATCCACTCCTTTGGATTGTCGGTTCTTCCTTCAATCCTGGACAGAGTCTATCTGGGTCTAATATTATCCCTAAAAATGCCACTCTTGCCCACTATAAGGAACTGTTTGATCTTGACCGCAGCAACTATCTGTACTGGTACTGGAATTCATTGAAGGTAAGTGTGCTGACAATGGTGTTTACAGTCATCCTTGTAAGCCTGACAGCGTATTCCTTCTCGAGGTACCGTTTTATTGGACGGAAAAATAGCTTGATGACATTCCTGATCCTGCAAATGATTCCGAACTTTGCAGCATTGATCGCGATTTTCATCCTGGCATTATTGACTGGGTTACTTGACACACACTTTGGCTTGATCCTTGTATACGTCGGGGGGGCAATCCCGATGAATACATGGCTGATGAAGGGGTATCTTGATACAATTCCGAAAGAGCTTGATGAATCTGCCAAAATGGACGGTGCAGGCCACCTGAGGATCTTCTTCCAGATCGTCATGCCATTGGCCACACCGATCATTGCGGTCATCGCATTGTTCTCATTCATTGCACCATTTGGAGATTTTATCTTAGCGACTGTACTGCTTAGGACAGAAAGTAAATATACACTTGCTGTAGGATTATATGATTTGGTAGCCAAACAGTTCGGCGCAGAATTCACCACCTTCGCGGCTGGTGCTGTTCTGATTGCCGTTCCAATCGCTATCCTGTTCCTGTCGTTCCAGAAATACTTCGTATCAGGATTGACGGCTGGCGGAACAAAAGGATAA
- a CDS encoding alpha-amylase family glycosyl hydrolase, which yields MKKKFIFILIPFLLFYALPVGAVEKEGRKWQDETIYFLMVDRFNNGDNSNDFKVDAKDPKAYHGGDFQGVIDELDYIKDMGFTAIWLTPVFDNVDKGYHGYWIKDFYNTEEHFGSVDKFKELVKEAHKRDIKIILDFVVNHVAPDHEWVNDPAKQEWFHEKQDIIDWNNQDELEKNWLYGLPDLAQENPETRKYLLDAAKWWIEETDIDGYRLDTVRHVPVDFWEDFSKEVKSVKDDFYLIGEVWSEDPNYIAKYDKAGIDGFVDFPLNEQLRTAFEKPDQTLDWLLTTAKRNKAIYENPELMGNFIDNHDMVRFTRKAVQNRQHPGTRWKMALTYMYTAPGIPIVYYGSEIALDGSEDPDNRRQMSFRADKELIDYVTKIGELRNDLPSLRRGDLEVLYEKKGMAVFKRTYQDETAVIAINNTSNTQQVTLTADQLEDDKELRGLLANDLVRSKDGEYNLALEREKAEIYVLAEKTGLNIPYIAAMGAVYAAFFGFIILLVRKARKRNKE from the coding sequence ATGAAAAAAAAGTTCATCTTCATCTTGATTCCGTTTCTTCTTTTTTACGCCCTACCAGTAGGCGCAGTTGAAAAAGAAGGACGCAAATGGCAGGATGAAACAATTTATTTCTTAATGGTGGACCGTTTTAATAACGGTGACAATAGCAACGATTTCAAGGTCGATGCGAAAGATCCCAAGGCCTATCATGGCGGAGACTTCCAGGGAGTCATCGACGAATTGGACTATATCAAGGACATGGGATTCACTGCTATCTGGCTGACGCCTGTATTTGATAATGTTGATAAAGGCTACCATGGGTACTGGATCAAGGATTTTTATAATACAGAAGAGCACTTTGGAAGCGTTGACAAATTCAAAGAACTTGTTAAAGAGGCACATAAACGGGATATTAAAATCATCCTTGATTTTGTCGTTAATCATGTCGCTCCTGATCATGAGTGGGTGAACGATCCGGCCAAGCAGGAATGGTTCCATGAAAAGCAGGATATCATCGACTGGAACAACCAGGATGAGCTGGAGAAAAACTGGCTGTATGGGCTCCCAGACTTAGCACAGGAAAATCCAGAGACAAGAAAGTATCTGCTGGATGCCGCTAAATGGTGGATTGAAGAAACAGATATCGATGGGTACAGACTTGATACTGTCCGCCATGTACCAGTTGATTTCTGGGAAGACTTTTCAAAAGAAGTGAAGAGCGTAAAAGATGATTTTTACCTGATTGGCGAGGTTTGGTCAGAGGATCCTAATTATATTGCCAAGTATGATAAAGCCGGGATCGATGGCTTTGTTGATTTTCCATTGAATGAACAGCTGCGGACGGCTTTTGAAAAACCAGACCAGACTTTGGACTGGCTGCTGACTACGGCGAAAAGAAATAAGGCAATCTATGAAAATCCAGAGCTGATGGGGAACTTCATCGATAATCATGATATGGTCAGATTCACTAGAAAAGCGGTCCAGAACAGGCAGCATCCGGGAACGAGATGGAAAATGGCGCTGACTTATATGTATACGGCTCCAGGAATTCCAATTGTTTATTATGGAAGCGAAATAGCGCTTGATGGCAGTGAAGATCCTGATAACCGCAGGCAAATGAGCTTCAGGGCAGATAAAGAATTGATTGATTACGTAACAAAAATCGGTGAGCTTCGAAACGACCTTCCATCTTTAAGAAGAGGGGATCTTGAGGTCCTTTATGAAAAGAAAGGAATGGCTGTCTTCAAGCGGACCTATCAGGATGAAACAGCAGTCATTGCCATTAATAATACATCAAATACTCAGCAAGTCACTTTGACTGCCGATCAGCTTGAGGATGACAAGGAACTGCGGGGTTTGCTTGCGAATGACCTTGTCAGGAGCAAGGATGGTGAGTATAACCTGGCGCTCGAACGGGAGAAAGCAGAAATCTATGTACTCGCCGAGAAAACAGGGTTGAACATACCTTATATTGCAGCAATGGGTGCTGTGTATGCTGCCTTCTTCGGCTTCATTATCCTTCTTGTCAGAAAAGCAAGAAAGAGAAACAAAGAATAA
- a CDS encoding LacI family DNA-binding transcriptional regulator yields MAVTIKDVAKVANVAPSTVSRVIANSPRISEKTKERVREVMDQLGYHPNFIARSLASQSTRAIGLVMPSSTDVVFQNPFFPTVLTGLSEGAHAKQYALHMTTGKTDDEIFDGVVAMVQGGRVDGVVLLYSKVEDRVISYLKERDFPFVVIGKPFKDDENTSYVDNDNFKAGKEVTEHLIQLGHDRIAFIGGNLDLVVTVERLLGYEKALRNSGIQLVDDYIINDEFLRESGQDAVEVLLSLEKPPTAMVVADDLMALGVLNKLDEIGLAVPKDISIVSFNNVLIAEMARPPLTSVDINIFDLGYQAAKSLIQRIENPDEPIKRIIVPFKIVTRYSCDRPKESLV; encoded by the coding sequence ATGGCTGTTACTATAAAAGATGTTGCGAAGGTAGCAAATGTCGCACCTTCAACTGTCTCTCGTGTTATCGCCAATAGTCCCAGGATCAGCGAAAAAACGAAGGAAAGAGTCAGGGAGGTTATGGACCAGCTTGGGTATCACCCAAACTTTATCGCCAGAAGCCTTGCAAGCCAATCGACCAGGGCAATAGGGCTTGTCATGCCAAGCTCAACTGATGTGGTCTTTCAGAACCCATTCTTTCCCACTGTCCTGACTGGATTGAGTGAGGGAGCACATGCCAAACAATATGCTCTCCACATGACAACAGGGAAGACAGATGATGAAATCTTCGACGGTGTTGTCGCGATGGTCCAGGGTGGCAGAGTCGATGGTGTGGTTCTTTTATACTCAAAGGTAGAAGACAGGGTAATCTCCTACCTGAAGGAACGGGATTTTCCATTTGTGGTAATCGGCAAGCCGTTTAAAGATGATGAAAATACTAGTTATGTTGATAATGATAATTTCAAAGCAGGTAAAGAAGTGACCGAGCATTTGATTCAGCTTGGCCATGATCGAATCGCCTTCATTGGCGGGAATCTCGATCTCGTTGTGACAGTGGAGCGCCTGCTCGGCTATGAAAAGGCTTTGAGAAACTCAGGAATCCAGTTAGTAGACGATTACATCATCAATGATGAATTCCTGCGTGAGAGCGGCCAGGATGCCGTAGAAGTGCTGTTGTCATTGGAAAAACCGCCTACAGCGATGGTGGTTGCCGATGATCTGATGGCATTAGGTGTTTTAAATAAGCTTGATGAAATAGGACTAGCAGTACCTAAAGACATCTCCATTGTGAGTTTTAATAATGTATTGATTGCCGAGATGGCAAGACCGCCACTGACATCCGTCGATATCAACATCTTTGATCTTGGATATCAGGCAGCTAAAAGCCTGATACAAAGAATTGAGAACCCGGATGAGCCGATCAAGCGGATCATTGTTCCATTCAAAATTGTTACAAGATATTCATGCGATCGTCCTAAAGAGTCGCTTGTATAA